In the genome of Calliopsis andreniformis isolate RMS-2024a chromosome 10, iyCalAndr_principal, whole genome shotgun sequence, one region contains:
- the Hecw gene encoding hecw ubiquitin protein ligase isoform X1, with protein sequence MSSEVSVTNTDFGKDNGGDESEEHTVALLTVSTTIQESPATVKHIETNAVKNYNRVLTSEDKHDFIEQSENASLPLETNCMPSENGLQQSATSSCHTDVTDNAGVTDVLSSFEEEESECFELKCNKENAVLKTGAGAASASINEFQDNNSDTSVSSNETAQSSSRKLTLSSHKLLSRKMKDYDYYRIYRDMIRRKQFFNKDLQLSSSESQYEQNMRDQHNSNDDMFSDNSKDSCIKDCSLPLEGLASCSSSDEQSQFQSTSTSETHRNDVNTHRAICLMENNSQNTNENLSKLNEPGSSHSHVPNSVPKVADLVHCNDVMRKPFKLPILENLHETASVQQNELEENAVALLEPSSANQDRLEEVQGIDMEPPRSSNSSDASNSDTESQQAVLGHSGTKKRPCDIGVVTKEDVEYYQLWRSTGGFTSPECLYETLCPSPPPLPPRTTHKLLHRSNALQSGPPELPKRHVQKYPAPMHPEDCFGFEIVDVDEASNSKTRRAVTKSIALLSSPRAHRPLERPESGIANQLECPPTPTHRPKPLRPLPVWQTSNVPMSSEEPLPPSWEARIDSHGRVFYIDHINRTTTWQRPNLTTRNTGCDLRRQQLDRRYQSVRRTISRPDNIDREPTSSQRANENSFENAERSNERSERSEPEPFDISTSPPVLFLTRPDFFTVLHTNAEAMEIYNRNPSLKHMISRIRRDTVVFPKYEHNRDLVALINSFADPTKELPRGYESKFDRTGKRFFICHARKATSFIDPRLPTEAAHSRALLDEAPVPPPRPQQSAITTTPDIPVAYNDKVVAFLRQPNIMDILKERHSALGQNIALREKVNTIRIEGTTALQRLGHDVPLALLLSLFEQEIMSYVPGNVGRSPLGSPHASPGLTRASARAPAPYRRDFEAKLRTFYRKLESKGYGQGPGKLKLHIRREHLLEDAFTRIMAASKKDLQKGKLVVMFDHEEGLDYGGPSREFFFHLSRELFNPYYGLFEYSANDTYTVQVSPMSAFVDNYHDWFKFSGRVLGLALVHQYLLDAFFTRPFYKALLKIPASLSDLESLDQEFHQSLMWIKEKDISIEPLELTFSVTEELLGRVAERELKPGGRNIPVTEKNKKEYLERVVRWRLERGVAEQTESLVRGFYEVVDPRLVSVFDARELELVIAGAAEIDLNDWRTHTEYRSGYHDAHPVVEWFWSSISRFTNEQRLRLLQFVTGTSSIPYEGFAALRGSTGPRKFCIEKWGRPNSLPRAHTCFNRLDLPPYPTPEILYEKLLLAVEETNTFGIE encoded by the exons ATGTCATCTGAAGTTAGTGTTACCAACACAGATTTTGGGAAGGACAATGGAGGGGATGAATCAGAAGAACACACAGTTGCATTATTAACAGTTAGTACAACAATTCAAGAATCTCCAGCAACTGTAAAACATATTGAAACAAATGCTGTAAAGAATTATAACAGAGTATTGACATCGGAAGATAAACATGATTTTATAGAACAGAGTGAGAATGCATCTTTACCATTAGAAACAAATTGTATGCCAAGTGAAAATGGGTTACAACAGTCAGCAACATCTTCGTGTCACACAGATGTTACAGATAATGCAGGAGTCACTGATGTCTTAAGTTCTTTTGAAGAAGAAGAAAGTGAATGTTTCGagttaaaatgtaataaagaaaACGCAGTGTTAAAAACTGGTGCTGGTGCAGCATCAGCATCTATTAATGAGTTTCaagataataatagtgatacaaGTGTATCAAGTAATGAAACAGCACAGAGCTCAAGTCGAAAGCTTACATTATCATCCCATAAACTTTTATCAAGGAAAATGaaagattatgattattatcgaatCTATAGAGATATGATTAGAAGGAAACAATTTTTTAACAAAGATTTACAGTTAAGTAGTTCGGAATCTCAATATGAACAGAATATGAGAGATCAGCATAACAGCAATGATGATATGTTCAGTGATAATAGTAAGGATTCTTGTATAAAGGATTGTAGTTTACCTTTGGAAGGTTTAGCTTCGTGTAGTTCCAGTGATGAACAGTCACAGTTTCAAAGCACTTCAACAAGTGAGACACATAGGAATGATGTTAATACACACAGAGCAATTTGTTTAATGGagaataatagtcaaaatacaaATGAAAATTTAAGCAAATTAAATGAACCTGGTAGTTCACATTCACATGTGCCTAACAGCGTGCCAAAGGTGGCAGATTTAGTACATTGTAATGATGTTATGCGGAAACCATTTAAACTGccaattttagaaaatttacaTGAAACTGCCAGTGTTCAACAAAATGAACTGGAAGAAAATGCTGTGGCACTTTTAGAACCATCATCTGCCAACCAGGATCGTTTGGAAGAAGTACAAGGTATAGACATGGAACCACCTCGTTCTTCAAATAGCAGTGATGCAAGTAATTCTGATACAGAATCACAGCAGGCAGTTCTTGGCCATAGTGGGACCAAAAAG AGGCCATGTGACATTGGTGTTGTAACAAAAGAGGATGtggaatattatcaattatGGCGGAGTACGGGTGGCTTTACGTCTCCCGAGTGTCTATATGAAACATTATGTCCAAGTCCTCCACCACTTCCACCACGAACAACGCACAAACTTTTGCATAGAAGTAATGCTTTACAATCTGGCCCACCAGAATTACCTAAACGACACGTTCAAAAATACCCAGCACCTATGCACCCTGAAGATTGTTTTGGATTTGAAATTGTAGATGTTGATGAAGCTTCTAATTCAAAG ACACGAAGAGCTGTTACGAAAAGTATAGCGTTATTGAGTTCACCAAGAGCACATAGACCATTAGAAAGGCCAGAATCTGGAATAGCAAATCAATTAGAGTGTCCACCAACACCTACACATCGTCCAAAACCATTGCGTCCACTACCAGTGTGGCAAACATCAAATGTACCAATGTCTTCAGAAGAACCGTTGCCTCCAT CATGGGAAGCAAGAATCGATAGCCATGGTCGAGTATTCTATATAGATCATATTAATAGAACTACGACTTGGCAAAGACCCAATTTAACAACACGAAACACTGGCTGCGATCTTCGAAGGCAACAATTGGATAGACGTTATCAGAGCGTTCGTCGAACTATTTCGCGGCCTGACAATATTGATCGCGAACCGACTAGCTCGCAGCGTGCGAACGAAAATAGTTTCGAGAATGCTGAAAGGTCGAACGAACGAAGTGAAAGAAGCGAACCTGAACCGTTTGATATCAGCACAAGTCCTCCAGTATTATTCCTAACGAGACCCGACTTCTTTACAGTATTACACACCAATGCGGAGGCTATGGAAATCTACAATCGTAATCCCAGCCTAAAGCACATGATTAGCAGAATTAGAAGAGATACAGTAGTTTTCCCGAAATATGAGCACAACAGAGATTTGGTTGCACTAATAAATTCCTTTGCCGATCCAACTAAAGAACTTCCAAGGGGATACGAATCGAAGTTTGATAGAACAGGCAAA AGATTCTTCATCTGCCATGCAAGAAAAGCTACATCTTTCATCGACCCAAGATTGCCTACGGAAGCAGCACATTCACGAGCATTATTAGATGAAGCACCAGTCCCACCACCTAGACCACAACAGTCAGCTATTACAACTACGCCTGATATACCTGTAGCATATAACGATAAAGTTGTTGCCTTTCTACGTCAACCAAACATAATGGATATTTTAAAAGAGAGACACTCAGCACTTGGTCAAAATATTGCGCTTAGAGAGAAAGTAAATACCATACGAATCGAAGGCACTACTGCTTTACAACGACTAGGGCACGATGTACCGCTGGCTCTCTTGTTGAG CTTATTTGAGCAAGAAATTATGTCATACGTACCTGGAAACGTGGGCAGATCTCCATTGGGTAGTCCACACGCCTCACCTGGCTTAACGAGAGCTTCTGCCAGAGCCCCAGCTCCGTATAGAAGAGACTTCGAGGCTAAACTTCGTACGTTTTATAGGAAGTTAGAAAGTAAAGGATATGGTCAAGGACCAGGGAAATTAAA ATTACATATTAGAAGGGAGCATCTTTTGGAAGATGCTTTTACTCGTATTATGGCTGCTTCGAAGAAAGATTTACAGAAAGGCAAATTAGTGGTGATGTTCGATCACGAGGAAGGTTTAGATTATGGCGGACCATCTCGTGAGTTTTTCTTTCACCTGTCACGTGAACTTTTTAATCCTTACTACGGATTATTTGAATATTCCGCTAACGACACTTATACCGTACAAGTGTCGCCAATGTCAGCTTTCGTTGACAATTATCACGATTGGTTCAAATTCTCCGGAAGAGTTCTGGGTttagctttggtccaccagtatCTCCTCGATGCCTTTTTCACCAGGCCATTCTACAAGGCTCTGTTAAAAATACCAGCAAGTTTAAGCGATTTGGAGAGTTTAGATCAAGAATTTCACCAAAGTCTAATGTGGATTAAGGAGAAAGATATAAGCATCGAACCATTGGAATTAACATTCTCGGTGACAGAGGAACTATTAGGGCGCGTGGCTGAACGTGAATTGAAACCAGGAGGCAGAAATATCCCTGTCActgaaaaaaataagaaagaatATCTTGAGAGAGTCGTTCGCTGGCGACTCGAGCGTGGTGTTGCGGAGCAAACAGAATCATTAGTTCGTGGATTTTATGAAGTTGTTGATCCGAGATTAGTGTCGGTTTTTGATGCGCGAGAATTAGAACTGGTAATAGCTGGAGCGGCTGAGATCGATCTTAACGATTGGAGAACGCACACAGAATATAGGAGTGGCTATCACGACGCTCATCCAGTGGTAGAATGGTTTTGGAGCAGTATAAGTCGATTTACGAATGAGCAGCGCTTGAGACTGCTGCAGTTCGTTACTGGAACGTCAAGCATTCCATACGAAGGATTTGCGGCTTTACGTGGATCCACAGGACCGCGTAAATTTTGTATTGAAAAATGGGGAAGACCAAATAGTTTGCCTAG AGCTCATACTTGCTTTAACCGCCTGGATCTTCCACCATATCCTACACCTGAAATTTTATATGAGAAGCTTTTACTAGCCGTAGAAGAAACGAATACATTTGGAATAGAATAA
- the Hecw gene encoding hecw ubiquitin protein ligase isoform X2 produces the protein MLKVLHTNAEAMEIYNRNPSLKHMISRIRRDTVVFPKYEHNRDLVALINSFADPTKELPRGYESKFDRTGKRFFICHARKATSFIDPRLPTEAAHSRALLDEAPVPPPRPQQSAITTTPDIPVAYNDKVVAFLRQPNIMDILKERHSALGQNIALREKVNTIRIEGTTALQRLGHDVPLALLLSLFEQEIMSYVPGNVGRSPLGSPHASPGLTRASARAPAPYRRDFEAKLRTFYRKLESKGYGQGPGKLKLHIRREHLLEDAFTRIMAASKKDLQKGKLVVMFDHEEGLDYGGPSREFFFHLSRELFNPYYGLFEYSANDTYTVQVSPMSAFVDNYHDWFKFSGRVLGLALVHQYLLDAFFTRPFYKALLKIPASLSDLESLDQEFHQSLMWIKEKDISIEPLELTFSVTEELLGRVAERELKPGGRNIPVTEKNKKEYLERVVRWRLERGVAEQTESLVRGFYEVVDPRLVSVFDARELELVIAGAAEIDLNDWRTHTEYRSGYHDAHPVVEWFWSSISRFTNEQRLRLLQFVTGTSSIPYEGFAALRGSTGPRKFCIEKWGRPNSLPRAHTCFNRLDLPPYPTPEILYEKLLLAVEETNTFGIE, from the exons ATGCTGAAAG TATTACACACCAATGCGGAGGCTATGGAAATCTACAATCGTAATCCCAGCCTAAAGCACATGATTAGCAGAATTAGAAGAGATACAGTAGTTTTCCCGAAATATGAGCACAACAGAGATTTGGTTGCACTAATAAATTCCTTTGCCGATCCAACTAAAGAACTTCCAAGGGGATACGAATCGAAGTTTGATAGAACAGGCAAA AGATTCTTCATCTGCCATGCAAGAAAAGCTACATCTTTCATCGACCCAAGATTGCCTACGGAAGCAGCACATTCACGAGCATTATTAGATGAAGCACCAGTCCCACCACCTAGACCACAACAGTCAGCTATTACAACTACGCCTGATATACCTGTAGCATATAACGATAAAGTTGTTGCCTTTCTACGTCAACCAAACATAATGGATATTTTAAAAGAGAGACACTCAGCACTTGGTCAAAATATTGCGCTTAGAGAGAAAGTAAATACCATACGAATCGAAGGCACTACTGCTTTACAACGACTAGGGCACGATGTACCGCTGGCTCTCTTGTTGAG CTTATTTGAGCAAGAAATTATGTCATACGTACCTGGAAACGTGGGCAGATCTCCATTGGGTAGTCCACACGCCTCACCTGGCTTAACGAGAGCTTCTGCCAGAGCCCCAGCTCCGTATAGAAGAGACTTCGAGGCTAAACTTCGTACGTTTTATAGGAAGTTAGAAAGTAAAGGATATGGTCAAGGACCAGGGAAATTAAA ATTACATATTAGAAGGGAGCATCTTTTGGAAGATGCTTTTACTCGTATTATGGCTGCTTCGAAGAAAGATTTACAGAAAGGCAAATTAGTGGTGATGTTCGATCACGAGGAAGGTTTAGATTATGGCGGACCATCTCGTGAGTTTTTCTTTCACCTGTCACGTGAACTTTTTAATCCTTACTACGGATTATTTGAATATTCCGCTAACGACACTTATACCGTACAAGTGTCGCCAATGTCAGCTTTCGTTGACAATTATCACGATTGGTTCAAATTCTCCGGAAGAGTTCTGGGTttagctttggtccaccagtatCTCCTCGATGCCTTTTTCACCAGGCCATTCTACAAGGCTCTGTTAAAAATACCAGCAAGTTTAAGCGATTTGGAGAGTTTAGATCAAGAATTTCACCAAAGTCTAATGTGGATTAAGGAGAAAGATATAAGCATCGAACCATTGGAATTAACATTCTCGGTGACAGAGGAACTATTAGGGCGCGTGGCTGAACGTGAATTGAAACCAGGAGGCAGAAATATCCCTGTCActgaaaaaaataagaaagaatATCTTGAGAGAGTCGTTCGCTGGCGACTCGAGCGTGGTGTTGCGGAGCAAACAGAATCATTAGTTCGTGGATTTTATGAAGTTGTTGATCCGAGATTAGTGTCGGTTTTTGATGCGCGAGAATTAGAACTGGTAATAGCTGGAGCGGCTGAGATCGATCTTAACGATTGGAGAACGCACACAGAATATAGGAGTGGCTATCACGACGCTCATCCAGTGGTAGAATGGTTTTGGAGCAGTATAAGTCGATTTACGAATGAGCAGCGCTTGAGACTGCTGCAGTTCGTTACTGGAACGTCAAGCATTCCATACGAAGGATTTGCGGCTTTACGTGGATCCACAGGACCGCGTAAATTTTGTATTGAAAAATGGGGAAGACCAAATAGTTTGCCTAG AGCTCATACTTGCTTTAACCGCCTGGATCTTCCACCATATCCTACACCTGAAATTTTATATGAGAAGCTTTTACTAGCCGTAGAAGAAACGAATACATTTGGAATAGAATAA
- the Rpl32 gene encoding ribosomal protein L32 produces the protein MAIRPVYRPTIVKKRTKKFIRHQSDRYSKLKRNWRKPKGIDNRVRRRFKGQYLMPNIGYGSNRKTRHMLPTGFRKVLVHNVKELEVLMMQNRKFCAEIAHGVSSKKRKSIVERAQQLSIRVTNASARLRSQENA, from the exons ATGGCTATTCGACCAGTATACAGACCTACAATTGTCAAGAAGAGGACTAAGAAGTTCATTCGTCATCAGAGTGATCGTTACAGTAAGCTAAAG AGAAACTGGCGTAAACCAAAGGGTATTGACAACAGAGTACGTAGGCGCTTCAAGGGCCAATATTTGATGCCCAATATTGGTTATGGAAGTAATAGGAAGACACGTCACATGCTACCAACTGGCTTCAGAAAAGTGTTGGTACACAATGTCAAG GAATTAGAGGTTCTAATGATGCAGAATAGGAAATTCTGTGCTGAAATTGCTCATGGTGTAAGCAGTAAAAAACGTAAATCCATTGTTGAACGTGCTCAACAGCTTTCTATTCGTGTGACTAATGCCAGTGCAAGATTACGTTCTCAAGAAAATGCataa